The DNA sequence TGGCACTTGTAGGAGAAAGTGGAAGCGGTAAAAGTACCATTTTAAAGTTAGTTTATGGTTTGTTGGAATGGGAGAGTGGAGAAGTTATTTATAGAGGAAAAAAATTAGCAGGATTTAAAGGAAATTTAGTTCCCGGAGAACCTGAATTTAAATATTTGGAACAAGATTTCGGGCTTATGCCCTATGCAACCGTTGGAGAAAATGTGGGTAAATTTCTCTCTAATATAGATTTGAAAGAAAAGCAAAACAGAATTATGTTTTTGCTCGATTTAGTGGGCATGGCGGATTATGTAGATGAAAAACCTATCTCACTAAGCGGAGGACAGAAACAAAGAGTAGCATTGGCGAAAGCCTTAGCTCAAACTCCTTCAGTATTGTTATTAGACGAACCATTTTCTCAAGTCGATACTTTTAAGAAAAATATACTAAAAAGAGCTGTTTTTGATTTTGCTAAAGAAAATAATATTTCCATTATTTTAGCCACCCATGAAATAGAAGACGCTTTGGCATATGCAGATGAAATGATGATTGTTAAAGAAGGTAAAATTATACGACAAGGCAATCCTCATGATATATATCGAAATCCCGAAAATACCTATGTTGCCAATTTATTTGGTGAAAATACCATTTTAAAAAGATCAGATTTTCCGAACCTGTTTGAAGATTTAGTAGAAGATGAAATTCTAATTTATCCACATCAATTTATAATTTCTCAATCGGGTATTCCTGTAAAAGTAATAAGAAGTTATTTTATGGGCAGTCATTATCTCGTGGAAAGTATTTCAAAATTTAAAAGATTTTGGTTTATTAGTGATGAATCATTACCGATTGGCAAAGGGTGTTTTTTACAATTTTATGAATATCAGAAATTATTGGATAATAAATTTAATTAACTAATAGTTTAAAATCTCATTATAGATTTACCAAATAATCGTTATTGCTTAGCCACTTAGTATAGTAGGTTGAATTTCCTATTAATTATACTTTAAAAATAATGATTCTAAATGCAATATTGTTTTAAATACTCAGTAATAAGGATAAAAAAATAATAAAATGTATGAATTTTGTTACAAAACGATGATATTTTTAGTTGTTGATTTTTTAAGTGCATTTAATAACAGTATATTTGTATAAATCAATTTAATATGAAAAGAATATTATTTACTTCTTCTTTCTCAATTCCGGATGATTATGAGCAGGAATATGAAATTGATTATATTCCTTTTATATATGTAGAAATCTATCCTTATTATGAATTTATTAAGCAAATTCCTTTAGATGTTGATTCGTTTATTGTAACCAGTAAAAATTCTGCAAAAGCGATCAAGGATATAGAACTGGAAGGTAAATTTTTTGTAGTAGGAAAAAGTACCGCAAAAGAATTATACGGACAGAACAGAGATATTGCATTTATAACCAATTATGCTGAAGATTTGTTGGAAAGAATGCTGGAAACAGATATAAAAAAATATGTTTTTTTTAAAGGAAATTTGTCGCTCACCATTTTACCGGACGCTTTACGTAAAAATGGAGTGGAAGTTATTGGAATAGAATGTTATAAAACCCTTTTAACTCCTCATAAAATAGATAAGCAATATGATGCTATTGTTTTTACAAGTCCTTCTGCAGTAAGATCCTTTAGTTCCATGAATGAGATTCCGCAGGAAACTATTATATTTACAAGCGGTAAAACCACCGCTGAAACGGTTAGTACACTGGGAGAATACAAAATATATTATCCGGAAGATACAACAAAGGAATCCTTACTTGAACTAATAAAAAAGAAAATAAATGATTAAAAATACTTTATTTCTGGATGCTTTAAAAGGTAAACATGTCGAACGTCCGCCGGTGTGGATGATGCGTCAAGCTGGTAGATTTTTACCTGAATTTAGAGCTTTACGAGATAAGTATGATTTTTTTACCCGTTGTCAAACTCCTGAACTGGCAGCAGAAATAACTCTAATGCCTGTAAAAAGGTTTCCAATAGATGCGGCTATTTTATTTTCAGACATTTTAGTAGTTCCTCAAGCCATGGGATTGAATTTTGAAATGAAGGAATCCGTAGGCCCCTATTTGGAAAATCCTATCACTTCTGAATCTGATATTGATAGATTGCAAAATCCTCCAATTGAAGAAAGTTTAGGATATGTATTGGAAGCTATAACCCTTACCAAAAAACTTCTAGATAATCAAATTCCCTTAATAGGTTTTTCAGGAAGCCCATGGACGATTTTATGCTATGCTGTCGAAGGTAAAGGTTCTAAAACATTTGATAAAGCTAAATCGTTTTGCTTTAAAAATCCAAAACGGGCTCATGTATTATTGCAAAAAATTACAGATTATACCATCCGGTATTTATTAAAAAAAGTTGAATATGGTGTAGATGCCGTACAAATTTTTGATAGTTGGGGAGGCTTGCTTTCTCCTAAAGATTATGATGAATTTTCATGGAACTATATAAATCAGATTATTGAATCTTTAGCGCCCAAAGTTCCGGTTATAGTATTTGGAAAAGGCTGTTGGTATGCACTACAAACCATGTCCCGATCTAAGGCTTCTGCTTTAGGAGTAGATTGGACGATCACGCCTCAAAAAGCCAGAGAATTTACGGGTGGCGTAATTACATTGCAAGGAAATTTTGATCCGGCTAAATTGCTGTCTTCTCCTGAAAAAATATATTCTGAAGCACAACAAATGATCCGTGATTTTGGTGTTCAACAATATATAGCCAATTTAGGTCATGGAATTTTACCAAATGTCCCTTTAAAAAATGCTGAGGCATTTATTAAGGCTATTGTGGAATTTAAAGAATAGCAATAAATCGATGAAATCTGTATATTACTTAAATAATGATTAGATTTTAAATAACTTCATAGTTATATCTCTTAGAAAAAATATACTATCATCGAATAAAGATCAGCGGGATTGCATATATCCTACAACGAAACGTTTTTTTACTTCAAATTGTATAGTTGATAAATTGTAAATAATTCATACATAGCACTATATGGGCATGATATTTGTAAATTATTTAAATGCCTCTACATCTAAATTATCTGTCTGAGAAGATTTAAAGTTCTCAATTTTTACCCAAAATAACATTTTTAAATTTAATTTTATGAAGAAAATTTTATCAATTTTCGCATTCATTGTGCATGCAATTATTCTTTTTGGACAAGTAGGTATAGGTACAGAAACTCCGGACAGCTCTTCCATTTTAGACATAAAATCTTCTAATAAAGGTTTTTTACCTCCTCGAGTAAATATTACTTCTATAAAAGATACCGTTACAATTAAAAAACCTGCAAACGGTTTAATTATTTATGATCCGGATGGATTTACAGAAACAATTAATAATCAAGTTTATACTAGAGAAGCCGGAGTTTATATGTTTAATGGACATGAATGGCAACGCCTTTATTCCAGTAATAACAACAATAGTATTTCGCCTTCAGATGGTAAAAATTTAGTAGGTGTAAAAATAAGCATTAATCAATCGGGGTATGTTCCTCTTTCAGGAACTCAATCGTACGGATTATTACTTCAAAATAATTCAGTCGCAGTAAATCCTCAATTTGTAAATGGTACTTGGCCCTCACCATCAAGTTCGCCGTTAGATATTCTCAGTCCTAAAAATGGTGATTCAGGAACACTACTTTTTGAAAACAAACTGGCTGATCAAGCCAATTTTTTCCGCATTAATTTTGAATATCAAATTTTAAACAGACAACCGATTTCAAATGGTATATTTTATGTCTCAATTGTATCCAATGCTACCGGAGAAACGGTTTATTCAGATGCAATTATTGTTCCCGCAGGAACTAATGTCGGCAGTAGTGTAAAATTTCAAATAGCTTTTCCTACACTTTCCGATTCAAATTCAATTAATCAAGGATATAAGATTATGTTTCGAGCCGATACAGCTTTACCTATATTACCAAATAATCTTGG is a window from the Apibacter sp. B3706 genome containing:
- the hemE gene encoding uroporphyrinogen decarboxylase gives rise to the protein MIKNTLFLDALKGKHVERPPVWMMRQAGRFLPEFRALRDKYDFFTRCQTPELAAEITLMPVKRFPIDAAILFSDILVVPQAMGLNFEMKESVGPYLENPITSESDIDRLQNPPIEESLGYVLEAITLTKKLLDNQIPLIGFSGSPWTILCYAVEGKGSKTFDKAKSFCFKNPKRAHVLLQKITDYTIRYLLKKVEYGVDAVQIFDSWGGLLSPKDYDEFSWNYINQIIESLAPKVPVIVFGKGCWYALQTMSRSKASALGVDWTITPQKAREFTGGVITLQGNFDPAKLLSSPEKIYSEAQQMIRDFGVQQYIANLGHGILPNVPLKNAEAFIKAIVEFKE
- a CDS encoding uroporphyrinogen-III synthase, which produces MKRILFTSSFSIPDDYEQEYEIDYIPFIYVEIYPYYEFIKQIPLDVDSFIVTSKNSAKAIKDIELEGKFFVVGKSTAKELYGQNRDIAFITNYAEDLLERMLETDIKKYVFFKGNLSLTILPDALRKNGVEVIGIECYKTLLTPHKIDKQYDAIVFTSPSAVRSFSSMNEIPQETIIFTSGKTTAETVSTLGEYKIYYPEDTTKESLLELIKKKIND
- a CDS encoding ABC transporter ATP-binding protein, translated to MLEVKNLCFSYTKDKKIIESLSFSLKQGNMLALVGESGSGKSTILKLVYGLLEWESGEVIYRGKKLAGFKGNLVPGEPEFKYLEQDFGLMPYATVGENVGKFLSNIDLKEKQNRIMFLLDLVGMADYVDEKPISLSGGQKQRVALAKALAQTPSVLLLDEPFSQVDTFKKNILKRAVFDFAKENNISIILATHEIEDALAYADEMMIVKEGKIIRQGNPHDIYRNPENTYVANLFGENTILKRSDFPNLFEDLVEDEILIYPHQFIISQSGIPVKVIRSYFMGSHYLVESISKFKRFWFISDESLPIGKGCFLQFYEYQKLLDNKFN